The Colias croceus chromosome 21, ilColCroc2.1 genome window below encodes:
- the LOC123701403 gene encoding glucose dehydrogenase [FAD, quinone]-like yields the protein MNNLNIIANRFLGYVQSSGSWNPWIRWVLRFLALSQAISPAGWPSSYNLRDGDTFDFIVVGSGSAGAIVAARLSEVYNWRVLLLEAGGDPPFASVVPSLFAILAQTKYDWNYKGYLDPGVGQSHPGGYIPITRGKMLGGSSSNNYEIYARGVPEDFEEWAKVAPGWNWDSALYYYKKLEGMTDPSVLENPRNAYLHSTTGPVAVSRPDSNLYFQKVDEIVLNSFQELGVKRVLENNGPDIFGIARPHFTFANGRRSSTAEAYLRPAKDRSNLYVTKFARVIKVLIDPQTSRAYGVRVILNSGEIVNVNAIKEVIVSAGSIDTPKLLMLSGVGPQEVLEKFDINVIADLPVGKNLQDHSITPIAFTGRKGLGTAVQNVLVATELDAYPTPIQCGFFKLNQSYSNDYQYRYDYEREKPQFQIFNIHMGATLSLGVYHGCTTITNYDAGICGPLSKANINREIDHTLLVHLHPLSRGQVSLRSSNPLDDPLIEMGYFRNPLDIYKAVEGIKYMARLADTTFYREVGGEIIKFDVKGCEGLVWGSDEYWQCYVVNTVSSLLHPVGTCRMGPGGVVDERLKVYNINGLRVVDASIMPEISSGNTNAPTMMIGEKAADIIKEDYGVFNLNIDEYNNIN from the exons ATGGTGACACCTTCGACTTCATAGTGGTGGGGTCGGGGTCTGCGGGGGCGATAGTGGCGGCGCGGCTCAGTGAGGTCTACAACTGGCGAGTGCTGCTGTTGGAGGCTGGTGGGGACCCACCATTTGCTAGCGTG GTTCCCAGCTTATTTGCAATACTCGCACAGACAAAATATGACTGGAACTACAAGGGATACCTCGACCCGGGTGTCGGTCAATCACATCCAGGAGGATACATACCGATTACAAGGGGAAAGATGTTAGGGGGTAGTTCGTCTAATAATTATGAGATCTACGCCAGAGGTGTTCCAGAAGACTTCGAAGAATGGGCAAAAGTAGCACCAGGTTGGAATTGGGATTCTGCgctatattattacaaaaaactcGAAGGAATGACTGACCCTTCCGTTCTAGAGAACCCTAGAAATGCCTATCTTCATTCAACAACCGGACCTGTTGCTGTATCTAGACCTGATAGTAATTTATACTTTCAAAAAGTAGATGAAATAGTATTAAATTCATTCCAAGAACTAGGTGTTAAAAGAGTCTTAGAAAATAATGGACCCGATATATTCGGAATAGCACGACCACATTTTACTTTCGCAAATGGAAGGCGCTCTAGTACAGCTGAAGCTTATTTGAGACCGGCAAAAGACAGGAGTAATCTGTATGTTACGAAATTTGCCAGAGTTATTAAAGTTCTTATAGATCCACAAACATCCCGAGCCTATGGTGTCCgcgttattttaaattctggAGAAATTGTCAACGTAAATGCTATAAAAGAAGTTATAGTTTCAGCAGGATCGATCGATACACCGAAACTTTTAATGCTTTCTGGAGTCGGTCCACAAGAAGTACTGGAAAAATTCGATATTAACGTAATAGCCGATCTTCCTGTTGGCAAAAACTTGCAGGATCATTCGATTACTCCTATCGCATTTACAGGACGAAAAGGCCTGGGTACGGCTGTACAAAATGTACTTGTTGCTACTGAATTAGATGCTTATCCTACTCCGATACAATGTGgttttttcaaactcaatcAATCTTATTCAAATGATTATCAATATCGATATGATTATGAAAGAGAAAAGCCccaatttcaaattttcaatATCCACATGGGCGCGACATTGTCCCTTGGCGTGTACCACGGATGTACCACTATAACTAATTATGATGCCGGAATATGTGGACCACTGAGTAAAGCAAATATTAATCGAGAGATAGATCATACTCTACTTGTACATTTACATCCCTTATCTAGAGGGCAAGTTAGTTTAAGGAGCAGTAATCCATTAGACGATCCGTTGATTGAGATGGGTTATTTTAGGAATCCATTGGATATATACAAGGCAGTGGAAGGTATAAAGTATATGGCACGGTTAGCAGATACAACATTTTACAGAGAAGTAGGtggtgaaattattaaatttgacGTTAAAGGATGTGAAGGATTGGTATGGGGTTCGGATGAATATTGGCAGTGTTACGTGGTCAATACTGTTAGCTCTTTACTGCATCCTGTAGGAACCTGCCGCATGGGACCTGGGGGAGTGGTCGATGAGAGATTAaaagtatacaatataaacGGACTAAGAGTTGTTGATGCTTCCATTATGCCAGAAATATCGAGCGGGAATACTAACGCCCCTACAATGATGATTGGAGAAAAGGCAGcggatattataaaagaagaTTACGGAGTATTTAATCTTAATATCGACGAAtacaataacattaattaa